Proteins encoded by one window of Ignavibacteriota bacterium:
- a CDS encoding alginate export family protein has translation MKHLFILFILALFVSTAFAQDFTPSTKWSGEVRVRSEVDMRDFNNLTPANTYTLLRSRLGFEALPVENVKAFLQVQDSRTFGQEQTTQTDLKNLDLHQGYLEVSKFISDNMTLKLGRMELAYGNERILGAVGFHNFGRVFDGGLLKINTESFGLDVMAMNHTEVQAYQPNATLATTAYVWDGGYDIYGGYATLKGIENQKIDGYLLYQWNRTTTVTNNSDLARFTLGGYGKGKFDEFDYEAELAYQGGKVRDLDAAAYMLTATLGYSLSDMPVSRVAVGYELLSGTPAGDTKYKSFDPTFHTGHKFYGFMDYFINIPVNTGGRGLADLLVRATMKVSDRGTLNFWFHNFSLAEDVNGEKGLGQEIDLTYLCKYNSNLNLELGASTFIPGELMRANFGSADAAFWGYFSASVMF, from the coding sequence ATGAAACATCTTTTCATTCTCTTTATCCTCGCATTGTTTGTTTCAACTGCGTTCGCACAAGATTTCACACCATCCACAAAATGGAGCGGTGAAGTTCGCGTACGTAGCGAAGTGGACATGCGGGACTTCAACAATCTTACACCCGCAAACACTTACACGCTTCTCCGCTCACGGTTAGGATTTGAAGCATTGCCTGTTGAAAATGTGAAAGCATTTCTTCAGGTTCAGGATTCCCGAACATTCGGTCAGGAACAAACCACGCAGACAGATTTAAAAAATCTCGATTTACATCAGGGATATCTTGAGGTTTCAAAATTTATCTCCGATAACATGACACTTAAACTCGGACGGATGGAACTTGCCTACGGGAACGAACGCATTCTTGGCGCTGTCGGGTTTCATAATTTCGGGCGGGTGTTTGATGGCGGCTTATTGAAAATCAATACCGAATCATTCGGGTTAGATGTGATGGCAATGAACCACACTGAAGTTCAGGCATATCAACCGAATGCAACACTTGCAACTACAGCGTATGTTTGGGATGGCGGCTATGATATTTATGGCGGCTATGCAACACTCAAAGGAATTGAGAATCAGAAAATTGACGGTTACTTGCTCTATCAATGGAACAGAACGACGACGGTTACGAACAATTCCGATTTGGCTCGTTTCACTCTCGGCGGTTACGGCAAAGGAAAGTTCGATGAGTTCGATTACGAAGCGGAACTTGCGTATCAGGGTGGAAAAGTCCGCGACCTTGATGCCGCGGCGTACATGCTCACCGCAACGCTCGGATATTCATTGAGTGATATGCCGGTCTCCCGCGTCGCAGTCGGTTATGAATTATTAAGTGGAACTCCCGCCGGCGACACGAAATACAAATCGTTCGACCCGACATTTCATACCGGGCACAAGTTTTATGGCTTCATGGATTATTTCATCAACATCCCGGTGAACACAGGCGGACGCGGGTTAGCCGATTTACTTGTTCGCGCAACGATGAAAGTTTCAGACCGAGGGACATTGAATTTCTGGTTCCATAATTTCTCACTTGCAGAAGATGTGAACGGCGAGAAAGGTCTCGGACAGGAAATTGATTTGACCTACTTGTGTAAATACAATTCCAATCTCAATCTCGAACTCGGTGCCAGCACATTCATCCCGGGCGAATTGATGCGTGCAAACTTCGGTAGCGCAGATGCCGCATTCTGGGGATATTTCTCAGCGAGTGTAATGTTTTAA
- a CDS encoding DUF3800 domain-containing protein: MFISYFDESGDDGYPDYSSELFVLSSIYFHYSKWKQNYYSIQKFRQGLKITWDFPVKSEFHTKEFITDKNPYHGKYKPVERKNILFDFCNFISTLDFKIISVVIDKTKIRRPKYEVLKNALTYNIQRIENDLNLPEHDGQFLIITDEGRIKMMRSTTRSIQRINYIPSQIYPEPYRKEIERLIEDPLPKSSDESYFIQIVDMISFLVSLFAKQNLCEPKQGWAKRVLDVLSYGDDLKLLDVLKHRFNPRASKSPFGIVYYPK, encoded by the coding sequence ATGTTTATCTCTTATTTTGATGAATCAGGCGATGATGGTTATCCTGATTATTCGTCTGAATTATTTGTTCTAAGCAGTATCTACTTTCATTATTCAAAATGGAAACAGAATTACTATTCCATTCAGAAGTTTCGTCAAGGACTTAAGATAACTTGGGATTTTCCTGTTAAATCAGAATTTCATACAAAGGAATTCATTACAGATAAGAACCCCTACCATGGCAAATACAAACCTGTTGAACGAAAAAACATTCTTTTTGATTTTTGTAACTTCATCTCAACTTTAGATTTCAAAATCATTTCAGTGGTCATTGATAAAACAAAAATACGAAGACCTAAATACGAGGTACTAAAGAATGCTTTAACATATAATATTCAACGTATTGAAAACGATCTCAACCTCCCTGAACATGATGGACAATTCCTTATCATTACAGATGAAGGAAGAATTAAAATGATGCGTTCAACAACACGGTCCATCCAACGTATTAATTATATCCCTTCCCAAATCTATCCCGAACCCTACAGAAAGGAAATTGAAAGATTAATAGAGGACCCTCTTCCAAAATCATCTGATGAATCGTATTTTATTCAAATTGTAGATATGATTTCTTTTTTAGTTAGTTTGTTTGCCAAACAAAACTTATGTGAACCAAAACAGGGTTGGGCAAAAAGAGTTCTTGACGTTCTTTCATATGGCGATGATTTAAAATTACTCGATGTTTTAAAACACAGATTTAATCCACGCGCAAGCAAAAGTCCCTTTGGGATTGTCTATTATCCAAAATAG
- a CDS encoding Na+:solute symporter, producing the protein MHLQLIDWLIIAFTLFICFFPALFFGKRAGKSTSEFFVSGRSVPWWLAGLSMVATTFSSDTPNLVTDIVRRQGVAGNWVWWAFVLTGVATVFFYARLWRRSNVMTDLEFYEIRYSGKAASFVRGFRSVYLGLFFNCMIMATVNLAACKIAAILFGLERWQTLLAVGMLNVIFATHSGLWGVLVIDMIQFFIKMTAVIAAAYFAINLPQVGGLSGLVEKVSAMKGPGGLNYLDVLPDFTNNWDMAIAVFIMPIAVQWWAVWYPGAEPGGGSYIAQRMLASKSEKDSLGAVLFFNIAHYVLRPWPWILVGLASLIIYPELSDIQKAFPDLDPTLLGHDIAYPAMLKFLPVGFIGLMVGGLIAANSSTILTHLNWGASYLVHDFYRRFIRKDADDRHYVFAGRVTTVLLFIFSSAFVFVLDSAKDAFDIILQVGAGTGLLYLVRWFWWRVNAWSEVAAMVSSFAISLVLLILSKNGIHFNTHTALLITIAFTTLCWILTAYLAPPTDKQVLISFYKKVRPFGPGWKHIREEVGEERDEKSAENIPLALLGWLSGCTAIWSSLFTVGNFLYGRMNYAFPLLAVFIISGLALLYVMNKLWGKKSNQPKQVI; encoded by the coding sequence ATGCATCTCCAACTGATTGACTGGCTGATTATTGCCTTCACATTGTTCATCTGCTTTTTCCCGGCATTGTTCTTTGGCAAACGCGCGGGGAAAAGCACTTCCGAGTTTTTCGTTTCCGGTCGCTCCGTCCCGTGGTGGCTTGCCGGACTTTCGATGGTCGCCACAACGTTCAGCAGTGATACGCCAAACCTCGTCACCGATATTGTGCGGCGACAAGGTGTTGCAGGCAACTGGGTTTGGTGGGCGTTCGTTCTCACCGGAGTTGCAACGGTATTTTTTTATGCACGGTTGTGGCGCCGCTCCAACGTCATGACTGACTTGGAATTTTATGAAATCCGTTACTCAGGAAAAGCGGCAAGTTTTGTACGCGGCTTTCGTTCGGTCTATCTGGGATTGTTTTTCAACTGCATGATTATGGCAACGGTGAATCTTGCCGCATGTAAAATCGCCGCCATTCTTTTCGGACTTGAACGATGGCAAACATTACTTGCAGTCGGAATGTTGAATGTCATTTTTGCAACACACTCCGGACTGTGGGGCGTGCTGGTGATTGACATGATTCAATTCTTTATCAAGATGACCGCAGTAATTGCCGCCGCATATTTTGCTATCAACCTGCCACAGGTTGGCGGACTCAGCGGCTTGGTAGAGAAAGTTTCGGCGATGAAAGGTCCCGGCGGACTGAATTATCTTGATGTTCTTCCCGATTTTACCAACAACTGGGATATGGCGATTGCGGTCTTCATTATGCCGATTGCGGTGCAATGGTGGGCGGTCTGGTATCCGGGCGCAGAACCCGGCGGCGGAAGTTATATCGCACAACGTATGTTGGCATCAAAGTCGGAAAAAGATTCGCTTGGAGCGGTTCTGTTTTTCAACATCGCTCATTATGTTCTCCGTCCCTGGCCCTGGATTCTGGTCGGGCTCGCATCGTTGATTATCTATCCCGAACTCTCGGACATTCAAAAAGCATTTCCTGATTTAGACCCGACACTTCTCGGTCACGACATCGCATATCCCGCAATGTTAAAATTTCTTCCCGTCGGGTTTATTGGCTTGATGGTCGGTGGACTGATTGCCGCAAACTCCTCCACAATTCTCACACATCTCAACTGGGGCGCATCGTATCTCGTGCATGATTTTTACAGACGCTTTATCCGCAAAGATGCAGATGACCGGCATTATGTTTTCGCAGGCCGCGTAACCACGGTGCTCCTCTTTATTTTTTCATCAGCATTTGTGTTCGTATTGGATAGCGCAAAGGACGCGTTCGATATTATCCTGCAAGTCGGCGCGGGAACGGGCTTGCTCTATCTTGTGCGTTGGTTCTGGTGGCGGGTCAATGCGTGGAGCGAAGTTGCGGCAATGGTCAGTTCGTTCGCCATTTCATTGGTGTTACTCATTCTCAGCAAAAACGGAATTCATTTCAACACGCACACGGCGTTGCTCATTACGATTGCCTTCACAACTCTCTGCTGGATTCTCACCGCGTATCTCGCACCTCCAACCGATAAGCAAGTGCTTATCAGTTTTTACAAAAAAGTTCGACCCTTCGGTCCCGGCTGGAAACACATTCGCGAAGAAGTTGGTGAAGAACGAGATGAAAAATCTGCAGAAAATATTCCGCTTGCATTGCTCGGCTGGCTTTCCGGTTGCACAGCAATCTGGTCATCGCTCTTCACCGTCGGAAATTTTCTGTATGGAAGAATGAACTATGCGTTCCCGCTGCTTGCGGTGTTCATCATTTCAGGTCTTGCGTTACTGTATGTGATGAATAAGTTGTGGGGGAAGAAATCAAACCAGCCCAAACAAGTCATTTGA
- a CDS encoding DUF5615 family PIN-like protein produces the protein MKLLLDQDVYELTYLFLKRSTHDILRASDVGLSQASDEEILSWSQSQNRILITRDKDFGELVFLKRLGNGVIFLRMVPHTLDDVHKELTNVLSSYSEEDLRKSFVVVEKGRHRFRKLSD, from the coding sequence ATGAAATTATTACTCGATCAAGATGTCTATGAGTTAACGTATCTCTTCTTGAAGAGATCAACCCATGACATTCTTCGAGCATCAGATGTAGGTCTATCACAAGCCTCCGACGAAGAAATACTAAGCTGGTCGCAATCGCAAAACAGAATCTTGATAACTCGTGATAAAGATTTCGGGGAATTAGTTTTCTTAAAACGCCTGGGTAACGGAGTTATTTTTCTCCGGATGGTTCCACATACTTTAGATGACGTCCATAAAGAACTTACAAACGTGCTTTCTTCTTACTCGGAGGAAGATCTAAGAAAATCGTTTGTGGTTGTAGAAAAAGGGAGACATCGGTTTAGAAAATTATCAGACTAA
- a CDS encoding DUF433 domain-containing protein — protein MNQRIEINPNIHLGKPFVAGTRITVENVLELVNEGIGFSTIISDYYPDLQIEDIHACIRHAIDVLKAEELHVAVTA, from the coding sequence ATGAATCAAAGAATTGAAATAAATCCGAACATTCATCTCGGAAAACCTTTCGTCGCCGGGACAAGAATAACAGTTGAAAACGTTCTTGAATTAGTAAACGAAGGAATCGGGTTCAGCACAATCATAAGTGATTACTACCCCGACTTACAAATTGAAGACATTCACGCATGTATCCGGCACGCTATTGATGTTTTGAAGGCAGAAGAACTTCATGTTGCAGTTACTGCATGA
- a CDS encoding sigma-70 family RNA polymerase sigma factor — translation MNRKPISSITPEPQLIELDRELLAKAKSGDERAFTELVKKYEQMVYSFSFKVCRDKDDAEETLQDTFVNVFRKLKQFDGKSKFSTWLYSIVANNCLMKRRRSKLEQHSVSIEEPSMPEHSHSEYDDSIQDSRLKIKAWSETPLDEMMGKELRLTLDEAILKLPVDYRLVFLLRDVEGQSAEETAKIMKLTVPAVKSRLRRARVFLREQLNEYMTS, via the coding sequence ATGAATCGAAAACCAATTTCAAGCATTACACCAGAGCCGCAACTCATTGAACTTGACAGGGAACTCCTTGCCAAAGCAAAGTCGGGTGATGAGCGTGCGTTTACTGAACTTGTGAAGAAGTACGAGCAGATGGTCTATAGTTTTTCGTTCAAGGTGTGCCGCGATAAGGATGATGCGGAAGAAACTCTGCAAGATACATTTGTTAATGTGTTCCGAAAGTTGAAACAGTTTGACGGGAAGTCGAAGTTCAGTACGTGGTTGTACAGCATTGTCGCGAACAATTGTTTGATGAAACGGAGACGAAGCAAGTTAGAACAACACTCGGTGAGCATCGAAGAGCCATCCATGCCTGAACACTCGCACAGTGAGTATGATGATTCGATCCAGGATTCACGATTGAAGATTAAGGCATGGAGTGAGACTCCGCTTGATGAAATGATGGGGAAAGAACTTCGTCTTACATTGGATGAAGCAATTTTGAAACTGCCGGTAGATTATCGCCTTGTGTTTTTACTTCGGGATGTTGAAGGACAATCGGCAGAGGAGACGGCGAAGATAATGAAGTTGACTGTCCCTGCCGTGAAATCAAGATTACGACGAGCCAGAGTTTTTCTCCGCGAACAATTAAACGAGTATATGACATCATGA
- a CDS encoding OsmC family protein, translating to MKTKTAIVKQVRGITLAGKSDSNHWVMMDGGPTFGGSEAGSSPKELLLMALGGCTAMDVIPILKKKKTPVQDFQINLTANMQEEHPQVLTDIHVEYVFYGEGINSEDVERAIELSTTKYCAISAMLRPSVKITHSYKIEQPNF from the coding sequence ATGAAAACGAAAACAGCAATAGTAAAACAAGTCCGCGGTATTACACTTGCGGGAAAATCAGATTCAAACCATTGGGTGATGATGGATGGCGGTCCCACGTTCGGCGGAAGTGAAGCCGGTTCCAGTCCGAAAGAATTACTTCTGATGGCGCTCGGCGGATGCACGGCGATGGATGTCATTCCCATCCTGAAGAAAAAGAAAACGCCGGTTCAGGATTTTCAAATCAACCTGACAGCGAATATGCAGGAAGAACATCCGCAGGTGTTGACCGATATTCATGTCGAGTACGTCTTCTATGGTGAAGGAATCAACAGCGAAGATGTCGAGCGGGCTATCGAACTTTCAACGACAAAGTATTGCGCAATCTCAGCGATGCTGAGACCGAGTGTGAAGATAACTCACTCATATAAAATTGAACAACCGAATTTCTAA
- the trxA gene encoding thioredoxin, with the protein MNNSVVVGTDTNFQQEVLNSQVPVLVDFWAPWCGPCRMVAPVVEQLASEFAGKVKVVKLNTDENQQTAETYGIMSIPTLAIFKNGQVVDGVVGAVPKNVLKEKLNKYAQEATVN; encoded by the coding sequence ATGAACAATTCTGTAGTAGTAGGAACAGACACAAACTTTCAACAAGAAGTATTAAACTCACAAGTCCCGGTGTTAGTTGACTTTTGGGCGCCATGGTGCGGACCGTGCAGAATGGTCGCTCCGGTGGTTGAACAACTTGCCAGCGAATTTGCAGGGAAGGTCAAAGTTGTAAAACTAAACACTGACGAGAATCAGCAAACGGCGGAAACGTACGGCATCATGAGCATCCCCACGCTTGCGATTTTCAAGAACGGACAGGTCGTGGATGGTGTTGTCGGCGCCGTGCCGAAGAATGTTCTCAAAGAAAAATTGAACAAGTACGCGCAGGAAGCGACCGTAAACTGA
- a CDS encoding DUF1858 domain-containing protein codes for MKIEKSIVIEDLVRELPQSVTYLMEQGIRCLRCGEPVWGTLESAAKEKGFSDIQIEKFVEDLNALQ; via the coding sequence ATGAAGATAGAAAAGAGTATTGTGATTGAAGACCTCGTGCGAGAACTTCCGCAGTCGGTCACGTATTTGATGGAACAGGGAATCCGTTGCCTTCGATGTGGCGAACCGGTTTGGGGAACGCTCGAAAGCGCGGCGAAAGAAAAAGGATTCTCTGACATACAAATTGAAAAATTTGTCGAAGACCTGAACGCACTTCAATGA
- a CDS encoding zinc ribbon domain-containing protein, which produces MPVFEYQCKSCNSQYDIYHKVREVVDDVVCPTCSSKEHKRLMSATQVSMSSYSSPSYSSAPSCDTGGCCGGGSCGIN; this is translated from the coding sequence ATGCCTGTATTTGAATATCAATGTAAATCCTGCAACTCGCAGTACGACATTTACCACAAAGTGAGAGAAGTCGTTGACGATGTTGTATGCCCGACCTGCAGTTCGAAAGAACATAAACGGTTGATGTCGGCGACGCAAGTTTCGATGTCATCATATTCTTCGCCTTCATACTCTTCCGCGCCTTCGTGCGATACGGGAGGATGTTGCGGCGGCGGTTCGTGCGGCATCAATTAG
- a CDS encoding rhodanese-like domain-containing protein has translation MSTPQIVLLIIGALIAFVYLRKYRMSKLVKNYSPAELSQALKANSNLVLLDVRSQSERSQNHIKGSLHIPLHELSNRLKELERYKTQEIVCYCLSGSRSLIAAVKLHQQGFIAANLKGGIAEWNFYNR, from the coding sequence GTGTCAACACCGCAAATTGTTCTTCTCATCATCGGCGCGCTTATCGCGTTCGTTTATCTCAGAAAATATCGCATGAGTAAATTAGTGAAAAATTATTCCCCGGCAGAATTGTCGCAAGCGTTGAAAGCAAATTCCAATCTCGTGTTGTTGGATGTTCGTTCACAAAGCGAGCGAAGTCAGAATCATATCAAAGGTTCACTTCACATTCCTCTGCATGAATTATCAAACAGACTGAAGGAACTTGAACGATACAAAACTCAGGAAATCGTTTGCTACTGTCTGAGCGGGAGTCGGAGTTTGATTGCCGCGGTAAAACTCCATCAACAGGGGTTCATCGCCGCAAATCTGAAAGGAGGAATTGCCGAATGGAATTTTTACAATCGCTGA